GGTTTTCGCGGAACCGTCCCTGCTTCCCCTTGATCATGTCGGTCAGCGACTTGAGTGGACGGTTGGACGAGCCCAACACTGGACGCTTGCAGCGGCCGTTGTCGAACAGGGCGTCGACCGACTGCTGCAGCATGCGCTTTTCGTTGCGGACGATGACTTCCGGCGCGTTCAGGTCGACCAGCTTTTTCAAGCGGTTGTTGCGGTTGATGATGCGGCGGTACAGGTCGTTCAGGTCGCTTGTCGCGAAGCTGCCGGACTCGAGCATCACCAGCGGGCGCAGGTCGGGCGGAATCACCGGCACGCAGTGCAGCACCATCCACTCGGGACGGTTATCGCTGTCGCGGAGTGCTTCGACGATCTTCAGCCGTTTGATGAGGTCTTTGGTCTTCTGCTGGCTGCCGGTGACCTTCAGCTCTGCACGCAGCCGGGTCGATTCTTCCGCCAGGTTCAGGCCGCTGAGCAGGCTGTACACCGCTTCGGCGCCCATTTCGATTTTGAACTCGGTTTCGCCATACTTTTCACGGGCGTCGCGAGCTTCATCTTCTGTGAGGAGCTGGCACCGGCGGAGGGGCGTGTCGCCTGGATCGGTGACGACGTACTCCTGGAAGTAGATCACCTTTTCAAGGCTGGTGGTCTTCATGCTGAGCAGCGCGCCCAGGCGGCTGGGCATGCTCTTGAAGAACCAGATGTGGACGACGGGCGCGGCCAGTTCGATGTGGCCCATTCGCTTACGGCGAACGCGGCTGTGCGTGACTTTCACGCCGCAGCGATCGCAGATCATCCCCTTGTACTTCATGCCGCGGTACTTGCCGCAGGCACATTCCCAGTCTTTTTCCGGGCCAAAGATCCGTTCGCAGAACAGACCGTCGCGCTCGGGACGATAGGTCCGGTAGTTGATCGTTTCCGGCTTCTTGACTTCGCCGAAAGACCAACTGCGGATGTCGTGCGGGCTCGCCAGACTGATCTTGACGGCTCTGTAATCGTTTACGCGATCGTAAGCACCTTCGCCAACGCTCATTAGAAAGTCCTGGTCGTTAATAAAATGTTGGGAGGAGTTAGGAGTTAGGTTTAAGGGAACAACCGCTTTGCCGCGGTCAATTTCTTGTCCCCTGTCGTGTGGCCTAACTCCTGTCGCCTAAATCCTGATTTCTCTGGCCTTAGCCGTGAGATTTTTCCAACTGCATGTTCAAGCACAGGCCGCGAATTTCGTTGTTGAGCACGTCGAAACTCGCCGGAGTGCCTGCTTCGAGCGTGTTCTCGCCCTTCACCATCGATTCGTAAATCTTGGTGCGGCCTTCCACGTCGTCGCTCTTGACGGTGAGCAGCTCCTGCAGGATGTAAGCGGCGCCGTAGGCTTCCAAAGCCCACACTTCCATCTCTCCAAAACGCTGGCCCCCGAAGCGGGCTTTGCCCCCCAGCGGCTGCTGGGTAATGAGCGAGTACGGTCCTGTTGCCCGGGCATGCACCTTGTCGTCGACAAGATGGTGCAGCTTGAGCATGTAGATGTACCCGACGGTGGTCTTCTGCTCGAACCGTTCGCCGGTGCGGCCGTCGTGCAGCACGACTTTGCCTTCTTCAGGCAGCCCCGCTTCACGCATGGCTTCGTGAATGGCTTCTTCCGAGGCTCCGTCGAAGACAGGACAAATCGCACGGAATCCCAGCTTGCCGGCAGCCCAGCCCAGGTGGGTTTCGAGAATCTGACCGACGTTCATACGGCTCGGCACCCCCAGCGGGTTGAGCACGATGTCGACCGGCGTGCCGTCTTCGAGGTACGGCATGTCTTCCACCGGGAGCACCTTCGAGATCACCCCTTTGTTCCCGTGGCGACCGGCCATCTTGTCCCCGACAGAGATCTGTCGCTTCGACGAGACGTAAACCTTGACCATCTGCAGCACGCCGTTGGGGAGTTCGTCCCCGCGCTTCATGCTGTTCAGCTTCTGGTCGGCTTCGTCGATGATGTCTTCGACGAACGGCCACTGGTCTTTCATCAGTTTCCGCAGGTCTGCCTGTTTCTGCGGACTGCGGAGATCCATCTGGTCGTGATGATTGACGAACCCGCGAGCGTAGTCGGCGACGAACTTGGGGTCGTCGATCGCACGGATTTCACGGCCATCGTCGTCGGTCAGGTGCTTGCCCAGCGTGCGTTCGAACTCGACCAGGAATTCCTGGAACTTCGTCGCAATCTTGCTGTGGCCGTCCTGCTCGACCTTTTTCAGATCCTGATCGAATGTCTTGCGTTCGGCTTCGGTGAGGCTCATGCGGCGCGAGAACTTCTCGGTGTGGATGACGATCCCTTCGACGCCGCTGGGAACTTCCAGCGACTCGTTCTTCACGTCTTCCCCGGCCTTGCCGAAGATCGCATGCAGCAGTTTTTCTTCCGGCGTCAGTTCGGCCTTCGCCTTGGGAACGACCTTGCCGACCAGAATGTCACCCTGCTTCACTCGGGTGCCGACATGCACGATGCCGTTTTCATCGAGGTGACGCAGTGCTTTTTCGCTGACGTTCGGGATATCGCGGGTGAACTCTTCGCGGCCGAGCTTTGTTTCGCGAATTTCCACGTCGAACTCGTCGATGTGGATCGACGTGTAGACATCGTCCTTCACCAGACGTTCCGAGAGAATGATCGCGTCTTCGAAGTTGAACCCTTCCCACGACATGAACGCCACCATCACGTTGCGGCCCAGGGCGAGGACGCCCCCTTGAGTCGCGGCGCTGTCGGCGAGGATTTCGTTCTTCTTGACCCGCTGGCCCATCGAGACGATCGGCTTCTGGTTCAGGCATGTCCGTTCGTTGAGGCCGGTGAATTTACGCAGCGGGAAGCGTTTGCCTTCCACTTCGATCACGGTGGCGTCGACGTAGGTCACTTTGCCTGGCCGATCAGACCGGACGACCATGCCGGAGTACTTCGGGATTTCCATTTCCATCCCGGTCCCCACGAGCGGGGCTTCCGTGATGAGCAGGGGAACCCCCTGCCGTTGCATGTTCGAACCCATCAATGCACGGTTGGCGTCGTCGTGTTCGAGGAACGGAATCAGAGCGGCCGAAACGCCGACCATCTGATCCGGCGCCACGTCGATGTACTGCAACTGCTTGGCTTCGACCCAGTGCACGTCGTTGTGATAGCGGGCGAGCACGCGCTCATCGAGAATCTTGCCTTTCTCGACGAGGGTGTCGGCGGGAGCCACATACACGCCGGATTCTTCGTCGGCCCGCAGCCATTCGATTTCATCGATGACGCGGCCCTTGTCGACTTTACGGTAGGGCGTAATCAAAAAGCCGTAGTCGTCGACCTT
This window of the Planctomicrobium piriforme genome carries:
- the rpoB gene encoding DNA-directed RNA polymerase subunit beta, producing the protein MPIPHQRIVPVKDIRHFGKIEARHELSDLTRIQTESYHRFLQLERKPEERRNEGLEEILREVFPVESYDGQYKLDYVKYELGKPRYSPTECRQLRLTYGRPFRVTLKLMKEQPIEEEVYLGDMPIMIGGGEFIINGAERVLVSQLHRSPGVDFVVTAEPGERKTYSCRVIPERGSWIEFMISKKDSLGVRIDQSGRFSSMTLLRAMSADYTTDTALLKLFYDVKETKVGSDGSSIAGKYAAEDIVYQSGERVGEIIVECCHLISASLAAEIAEAGIKKAQVIDEVIDPLVVNSVLEDGTCSHEEALLKIYQRLRPGNPPALEKAMDLFREKFSDVNRYRLGRVGRFRINRKFHQDIPDDEMTLRAEDIVNAVRYLIRLRQGDNTAYVDDIDNLGNRRLRTIDELAMDEIRKGFLKLRRTVQERMSLKDVEEMSPRTLVNPKSVSAAIEYFFGRSELSQVVDQTNPLAMLTHERRLSALGPGGLNRKRAGFEVRDVHISHYGRICPIETPEGTNIGLISSLSIFAKVDDYGFLITPYRKVDKGRVIDEIEWLRADEESGVYVAPADTLVEKGKILDERVLARYHNDVHWVEAKQLQYIDVAPDQMVGVSAALIPFLEHDDANRALMGSNMQRQGVPLLITEAPLVGTGMEMEIPKYSGMVVRSDRPGKVTYVDATVIEVEGKRFPLRKFTGLNERTCLNQKPIVSMGQRVKKNEILADSAATQGGVLALGRNVMVAFMSWEGFNFEDAIILSERLVKDDVYTSIHIDEFDVEIRETKLGREEFTRDIPNVSEKALRHLDENGIVHVGTRVKQGDILVGKVVPKAKAELTPEEKLLHAIFGKAGEDVKNESLEVPSGVEGIVIHTEKFSRRMSLTEAERKTFDQDLKKVEQDGHSKIATKFQEFLVEFERTLGKHLTDDDGREIRAIDDPKFVADYARGFVNHHDQMDLRSPQKQADLRKLMKDQWPFVEDIIDEADQKLNSMKRGDELPNGVLQMVKVYVSSKRQISVGDKMAGRHGNKGVISKVLPVEDMPYLEDGTPVDIVLNPLGVPSRMNVGQILETHLGWAAGKLGFRAICPVFDGASEEAIHEAMREAGLPEEGKVVLHDGRTGERFEQKTTVGYIYMLKLHHLVDDKVHARATGPYSLITQQPLGGKARFGGQRFGEMEVWALEAYGAAYILQELLTVKSDDVEGRTKIYESMVKGENTLEAGTPASFDVLNNEIRGLCLNMQLEKSHG